The Mycolicibacterium parafortuitum nucleotide sequence CCTCCCGCGCGCGGCGCACCGCGTGCTCGGCGTCGGGGAACGGCCGCCACGCATCCCGGTAGAAGCCCCAGTACGCCTCGAACAACGCGTCGGCGGCGCGGTCGGTCAGTTCGTCCGGGCTCAGCAGTGCCCGCACCCTGGCCCGCCGTTGTTCCGTCCGGGTCAGTTGCCCGCGCTGGTACATGTCGTAGTACTGCCGCTCGAGCACCTGCCAGGTGGTGACGAGCTCCTCGTAGGGCATCGCGAGCCCTGCGTGAACCGCCCACGAGCGCAACGCGTCCGCGGCCGCGCCGCGATGGTCGAGCAGCGTGTCGTCGAGGTCGAACAGAACCGCCTGCAGTCCGGGGCCGCCCCCGCTCATCTCTCCGACGCCAGCGCCAGGAACGGGGCCAGCGCGTCGGGGTCCTGCAGGGCCTCGCGACTGACGGCCTTCTCGGGGTCGACACCGGAGAGGATCTTCTTCACCGGCACCTCACACTTCTTGCCGCTGAGCGTTTTCGGCACCGCGGCGATCTCGATGAACCGGTCGGGTACATGCCTCGGAGACAGTTCCCGCCGCAGCGCGGTCCGCAGCGCCGGCTCGACGGCCTGAAGCGCCGCGTCGGCGGCGAGCACCACGAAGCACAGCAGTTCGCCCTCCGAGTCGTCGCCGAGTTCGGTCGTGTCGATCACCAGGGAATCCGCGACCTCGGCGAAACCCTCGACCACCGCGTAGAAGTCGGCGGTCCCCATCCGTACCCCGCCGCGGTTGAGAGTCGAGTCGGAGCGGCCCTGGATCACATACGAACCGCGCTCGGTGGCGATCACCCAGTCCCCGTGCCGCCAATACCCCGGGTAGTCCTCGAAGTACGCCGCCCG carries:
- a CDS encoding HAD family hydrolase, whose amino-acid sequence is MSGGGPGLQAVLFDLDDTLLDHRGAAADALRSWAVHAGLAMPYEELVTTWQVLERQYYDMYQRGQLTRTEQRRARVRALLSPDELTDRAADALFEAYWGFYRDAWRPFPDAEHAVRRAREAGLRVGILTNGDARDQRRKVAATALADFALPLFASSELPGAKPDPRAFEFSCRALGVSTAQCLMVGDSLVNDIEGARAAGLSAVLLDRYGPERPAPDGYAIVRGLGELRFG